A segment of the Candidatus Gastranaerophilales bacterium genome:
AATAGCCACATCCGATTTTACCACTTTAAATGCAGACCCTGTAACGCCTACGCCTTCTCTTTTAATTGCATCGGCAGCATAATTTGAGCAAATAATCAACGCAATACCTATAATTATGGCAACAATAGTAAGCTGGAAATCCTTCAATTTTTCGTACATAATTATCTCCTTATGAATTTAAGTCAATCAGTTGTTTCATTTCTTTGACGGCATTGTCTAATCCTACGAAGACCGCTTTTGATATTATACCGTGGCCGATGTTAAGCTCTTCAAATCCTTTGATTTCAAGTAATTTTGCTACGTTATGGTAGTTAATACCATGACCCGCATTAACGCTAAGCCCCAGTTCTTTTGCTATTATAAATGCCTGTTTCAGGTTTTCAAGCGCCAGGTGTTCATTCGGGGTATTATAATCAAGCGAAAATTGTCCGGTATGAAGTTCAATATATTGAGCGCCGGCTTTTGCCGCAGCTTCTACCTGTTTTTCATCCGGATTTATAAAAAGACTTACGATGATACCTTTGTTTTTTAATACTGCAATGTAATCTGTTAAATATTCAAGGTTGTTTTCAACATCCAACCCGCCTTCCGTTGTTATTTCTCTGCGGTTTTCGGGTACTATACAGCAGCTGTGAGACAAAATCTCAAGCGCAATTTCCTGCATTTCTTTAGTGGCTGCCATCTCAAGGTTCATTCTTGTTCTTAACGTGTGTTTTAGCGCTCTTACGTTAGCGTCTTTTATATGCCTGCGGTCTTCTCTTAAATGTACCGT
Coding sequences within it:
- a CDS encoding pyridoxine 5'-phosphate synthase — encoded protein: MVKLGVNIDHIATLRNARGQQEPEPVLAAGICELAGADSITVHLREDRRHIKDANVRALKHTLRTRMNLEMAATKEMQEIALEILSHSCCIVPENRREITTEGGLDVENNLEYLTDYIAVLKNKGIIVSLFINPDEKQVEAAAKAGAQYIELHTGQFSLDYNTPNEHLALENLKQAFIIAKELGLSVNAGHGINYHNVAKLLEIKGFEELNIGHGIISKAVFVGLDNAVKEMKQLIDLNS